Part of the Gammaproteobacteria bacterium genome is shown below.
AGGTGAGGACTCTGCACTGGCCTGTTCTTCGATGTAATCGAGCCGGGCGTTGGCTATTGTTTCCCGGATCGAGACGGCTTTGGAAGCATCGCTGCTCAAACACATTTGGCCGCCGGTGAACGTGATGTCCTTATAGTGCGCGCCGGCAAGCGGCGAGCCCTCGATGTCGCGCGCGAGCGAAAACAGTTTCTCCCGTACCTGCTCGCAGGCGGCCTTGACCGCCGAGCCCACCGATACCGCGGTCCATGAACCGCCTTCGATGGGCGCCCGCGGCAGCGAGGTGTCCCCGAGGTTGAACGTCACGTCTTCGATGGCCAGACCGAGCGTTTCGGCGGCAATCTGCGTCATGATGGTGTACGTGCCGGTACCGATATCGGCCGTCGCGGCGCCGACCTGAAGTTTTCCGTGCGCGTCCAGCCTCGCATTGGCACTTGCCGGGTTTTGCAAGGCTTCCCACACACCGGTCGCCATGCCCCAGCCGACGAGCTGGTTGCCTTCGCGCATCGAGCGCGGTTCGGCATTGCGTCGCGCCCAGCCGAACCGCTGCGCGCCCTGGGCGTAACACTCGCGCAACGCCTTGCTGGTAAACGGCTTGTCCTCGTCCTGATCGCGCTCGGCGTAGTTCTTCAGGCGCAGTTCAAGTGGATCGATGCCCGCCGCGTGCGCCAGTTCGTCCATTGCGCATTCCAGCGCAAACACGCCAAGGGTCGCGCCCGGGGCACGCATATCGATCGGCGTGTAAAGATCGAGTTGCACGAGTTTGTATTCGAGCCGGGTGTTGTCGCACTGATAAAGCAGGCTGGACCAGTTAACAACGTTTTCGGCGAACTCCTCGAAACGCGACGTCTCCCCGATCGCGGCGTGCGTGAGCGCCACTAGCCGGCCGTCCTTATCCGCGCCCAGCGCCAGTCGTTGCAAGGTGGCGGGGCGATGGCCGAAGGTGAACATCTGCTGGCGTGTCAAAACCACCTTGACCGGCTGCTTCAGTGCCCGCGCGGCTAACACCGCCATGAACAGTTGATATTGCGGGCGCAATCCGGAACCGAACGCGCCGCCCACATACGGCGAGACGACGCGCACGGCGTCTTCCTTGAGGGCGAACACATTGCAGATGTATTGCTTGCTGCTGAGCACGCCCTGCGTCTTGTCGTACACCGTGATGCGGTCGTCACCTTCCCAGATTGCCGTGGATGAGAACGGTTCCATCGCATTGTGATGTTCGACTGGCACGCTGTAATCGGCCTCGATGCGAACGCCAGCGCCGGCCAGCGCGGCATCGGCGTCACCGCGCGCCGCCACGGGTTCACCCATGCGGTATTTCTCCGGCACATAGGCCTGCCCACGCCGCGCCCCGAGCGAAGTGTCGTGCTCCGCCGCTTCGTACTCGATATGAACCTGGGTGGCT
Proteins encoded:
- a CDS encoding xanthine dehydrogenase family protein molybdopterin-binding subunit, whose product is MRSATAYIGTPISRVDGHAKVTGVAKYAAEFKAPRLAHGVIISSPIARGKIVRIDVAQAISLQGVLEIFTHENVSGLAGEDACFADALSPPGSPFRPLYSNEIQYSGQPVALVIAETFELARYAATQVHIEYEAAEHDTSLGARRGQAYVPEKYRMGEPVAARGDADAALAGAGVRIEADYSVPVEHHNAMEPFSSTAIWEGDDRITVYDKTQGVLSSKQYICNVFALKEDAVRVVSPYVGGAFGSGLRPQYQLFMAVLAARALKQPVKVVLTRQQMFTFGHRPATLQRLALGADKDGRLVALTHAAIGETSRFEEFAENVVNWSSLLYQCDNTRLEYKLVQLDLYTPIDMRAPGATLGVFALECAMDELAHAAGIDPLELRLKNYAERDQDEDKPFTSKALRECYAQGAQRFGWARRNAEPRSMREGNQLVGWGMATGVWEALQNPASANARLDAHGKLQVGAATADIGTGTYTIMTQIAAETLGLAIEDVTFNLGDTSLPRAPIEGGSWTAVSVGSAVKAACEQVREKLFSLARDIEGSPLAGAHYKDITFTGGQMCLSSDASKAVSIRETIANARLDYIEEQASAESSPALDQYSAYTHSAVFAEVKIDEALSTLRVTRVVSAVAGGRILNPKTARSQILGSVVWGIGMALQEESVIDQTFGRFMNHNLAEYHVPVNADIHDIDVIFVAEQDDIINPLGAKGLGEIGIVGVAAAIANAVFHATGKRVRDLPITLDKIHVGENP